From Streptomyces sp. NBC_01460, a single genomic window includes:
- a CDS encoding ATP-binding protein — protein sequence MIGVTDTDGDRAEWSFPAVPGSVRGARHAVRDALHSWGYDAAVGDLAVLLVSELVTNSLRYASGPIGVRLVRPHPDGDAPGRGADGHGLLVEVSDPVPEPPTERSAGPEDEGGRGLQLVACSARRWGTRRGKSGKTVWFELALPG from the coding sequence GTGATCGGCGTGACCGATACCGACGGCGACCGTGCCGAGTGGAGCTTTCCGGCGGTGCCGGGCTCCGTGCGCGGCGCCAGGCACGCGGTCCGTGACGCATTGCACTCCTGGGGGTACGACGCCGCGGTGGGCGACCTCGCCGTCCTGCTCGTCAGCGAGCTGGTGACCAACTCCCTGCGCTACGCCTCGGGCCCCATCGGTGTCCGGCTGGTGCGGCCGCACCCCGACGGTGACGCGCCCGGACGGGGGGCCGACGGTCACGGTCTGCTGGTGGAAGTCTCCGATCCGGTTCCGGAACCGCCCACCGAACGCAGTGCCGGACCCGAGGACGAGGGAGGGCGCGGACTGCAGCTCGTGGCTTGTTCCGCACGCCGCTGGGGAACCCGGCGCGGAAAGAGCGGCAAGACCGTGTGGTTCGAGCTCGCTCTGCCTGGTTAG
- a CDS encoding SpoIIE family protein phosphatase, producing MWQSSPPGSIYDYIRVASFSIGPDGLIEQWSRRAAGLFGMASDEVVGRDPVEAFMPAELRPDAHRRVGEILDGKEWTGLVPFRIPGENAVRGLAEIYVMPSETGAGERAALCIVVDVRALRRIETDLAASQAIFGQSPFGFVLFGTDFAVVRANKRFATVFGGEADDHRGRTVEDYLARPEAERLSATLERVLETGEAVTDLQLVGTPPGSLGRRHWSMNLYRVHSGSGRPVGIAGLATDVTQRHIAAREAASARRNLALLNEASARIGNSLDLETTARELLDVAVPGFCDLASVDLYQGLLTGEEASPASWGRHHQESGTGSAELRRVAHASAVSDALPGVLPGVGADAGDSGQPALGSVHRYPFHSPCAVALRTGRVEDVPGDERGFVHSTLAVPMVAHDIVVGLVQFSRTKGSEPFGERDRALATELAARAAVCIDNARLYRREHERALILQRSLLPPGDPEAAGLDIACRYLPGNTATEVGGDWFDVIELPGHRTALVVGDVMGRGLRAAVAMGELRTAVRTLALLDLEPAEVLSALDEVARGLGTPGGGERSDGFGAGGGAQWPSRAAHKSREADLSEVYLATCVYAVYDPVTRRCTFANAGHLPPVVAEPGEPALLLDVPPGMPLGVGGEPFEEVEVELKEGSLLALYTDGLVESRDHPLDEGLDAFRHALAEPSQPLEDVCDHVLTTLDTRHGEDDIALLMARIQGLAPDAVGDWRLSRELRSVARARELARDQLTAWGLDDLVDTTELLVSELVTNALRYGEGEIRLRLLRDRTLVCEVWDAGLVQPRRRRARDTDEGGRGLQLVGLLSAAWGSRRTPRGKTVWFELALPDGEPAAELSVEQLLSMY from the coding sequence ATGTGGCAGAGCAGCCCGCCTGGCTCGATCTATGACTACATCAGGGTCGCCTCATTCTCGATCGGGCCCGACGGGCTGATCGAGCAGTGGAGCCGGCGGGCCGCCGGTCTCTTCGGCATGGCCTCCGACGAGGTGGTGGGCAGGGACCCGGTCGAGGCGTTCATGCCCGCCGAACTGCGCCCGGACGCCCACAGGCGGGTCGGCGAGATACTCGACGGCAAGGAGTGGACGGGCCTCGTCCCGTTCCGGATCCCGGGCGAGAACGCGGTCCGCGGTCTCGCCGAGATCTATGTCATGCCGAGCGAGACGGGAGCCGGTGAGCGCGCCGCCCTCTGTATCGTCGTGGATGTCAGAGCGCTGCGCCGCATCGAGACGGACCTCGCCGCCTCGCAGGCGATTTTCGGTCAATCTCCCTTCGGTTTCGTCCTCTTCGGTACCGATTTCGCCGTCGTGCGGGCCAACAAGCGCTTCGCCACCGTCTTCGGGGGCGAGGCCGACGACCATCGGGGCCGCACCGTGGAGGACTACCTGGCCCGCCCCGAGGCCGAGCGTCTCTCCGCCACCCTCGAGCGGGTGCTGGAGACCGGCGAGGCGGTCACCGACCTCCAGCTCGTCGGCACCCCGCCCGGCTCCCTGGGCCGGCGTCACTGGTCCATGAACCTCTACCGGGTGCACAGCGGATCCGGGCGCCCCGTCGGCATCGCCGGACTCGCCACCGACGTCACGCAACGGCACATCGCCGCCCGTGAGGCGGCCAGCGCCCGGCGCAACCTCGCCCTGCTCAACGAGGCCAGCGCGCGCATCGGCAACTCCCTCGACCTGGAGACCACCGCCCGGGAACTGCTCGACGTCGCCGTGCCCGGCTTCTGCGACCTCGCCTCCGTCGACCTGTACCAGGGGCTGCTCACCGGTGAGGAGGCCTCACCCGCCAGCTGGGGCAGGCACCATCAGGAGTCCGGCACCGGCTCGGCGGAGCTGCGCCGGGTGGCCCATGCCAGCGCCGTGTCCGACGCCCTGCCCGGTGTCCTCCCCGGTGTCGGCGCCGACGCCGGGGACTCGGGGCAGCCCGCTCTCGGCTCGGTCCACCGCTACCCCTTCCACTCCCCCTGCGCCGTCGCCCTGCGCACCGGGCGCGTCGAGGACGTGCCGGGGGACGAGCGCGGGTTCGTCCACTCCACCCTCGCCGTGCCGATGGTCGCGCACGACATCGTCGTCGGCCTCGTCCAGTTCTCCCGCACCAAGGGCAGCGAGCCCTTCGGCGAGCGGGACCGCGCCCTGGCCACCGAGCTCGCGGCCCGCGCCGCGGTCTGCATCGACAACGCCCGCCTCTACCGCCGAGAACACGAGCGGGCGCTGATCCTCCAGCGGAGTCTGCTCCCGCCCGGCGATCCCGAGGCGGCGGGCCTCGACATCGCCTGCCGCTACCTCCCGGGCAACACGGCCACCGAGGTCGGCGGCGACTGGTTCGACGTGATCGAGCTCCCCGGACACCGCACGGCCCTGGTCGTCGGCGACGTGATGGGCCGTGGACTGCGGGCCGCCGTCGCCATGGGCGAACTGCGCACCGCCGTACGCACGCTGGCCCTCCTGGACCTGGAACCCGCCGAGGTGCTCTCCGCCCTGGACGAGGTGGCGCGCGGTCTCGGCACCCCCGGCGGCGGCGAGCGGAGCGACGGCTTCGGCGCGGGCGGCGGCGCCCAGTGGCCCTCGCGGGCCGCCCACAAGTCGCGCGAGGCCGACCTCTCCGAGGTCTACCTGGCGACCTGCGTGTACGCGGTGTACGACCCGGTCACCCGGCGGTGCACCTTCGCCAACGCCGGGCACCTCCCGCCGGTGGTCGCCGAGCCGGGCGAGCCCGCCCTGCTCCTGGACGTACCGCCGGGCATGCCGCTCGGCGTCGGCGGCGAACCCTTCGAGGAGGTCGAGGTGGAGCTCAAGGAGGGGTCCCTCCTCGCCCTCTACACCGACGGGCTCGTCGAGTCCCGCGACCACCCGCTGGACGAGGGCCTCGACGCGTTCCGGCACGCCCTCGCCGAGCCGTCCCAGCCGCTCGAGGACGTCTGCGACCACGTGCTGACGACACTCGACACCCGGCACGGCGAGGACGACATCGCCCTGCTGATGGCCCGTATCCAGGGCCTGGCACCGGACGCCGTGGGGGACTGGCGGCTCTCCCGTGAGCTGCGTTCCGTCGCCCGCGCACGGGAGCTGGCCCGCGACCAGCTCACCGCCTGGGGCCTGGACGACCTGGTGGACACCACCGAGCTGCTCGTCAGTGAACTCGTCACCAACGCCCTGCGCTACGGCGAGGGCGAGATACGCCTCAGGCTGCTCCGTGACCGCACGCTCGTCTGCGAGGTCTGGGACGCGGGCCTCGTCCAGCCGCGGCGCCGGCGCGCACGCGACACGGACGAGGGCGGGCGTGGACTGCAACTGGTCGGGCTGCTCAGCGCGGCCTGGGGCTCGCGCCGCACCCCGCGCGGCAAGACGGTCTGGTTCGAGCTGGCGCTGCCCGACGGAGAGCCCGCCGCGGAACTCTCCGTGGAGCAGTTGCTGAGCATGTACTGA
- a CDS encoding PspA/IM30 family protein — MSKQTVLGRVTQLARANINALIDQAEDPQKMLDQLIRDYTDNIAEAEQAVAATIGNLRLMEEDHREDVDAAREWGRKALAASRKADELRAAAAGAEADTFDNLAKVALGRQLRSEQEAKTAEPTIASQTVVVDKLKSGLDQMKEKLTQLKSKRDELVARAASARAQNRMMDAVKSIDVMDPTSELGRFEDKVRREEARAVGKQELAASSLDAQFEQLDSLGDSAEIEARLAALKSAS, encoded by the coding sequence ATGAGCAAGCAGACCGTCCTCGGCCGCGTCACCCAGCTGGCGCGGGCCAACATCAACGCCCTGATCGACCAGGCGGAGGACCCGCAGAAGATGCTGGACCAGCTGATCCGCGACTACACGGACAACATCGCGGAGGCCGAGCAGGCGGTGGCCGCCACCATCGGCAACCTGCGGCTGATGGAGGAGGACCACCGGGAGGACGTCGACGCGGCCAGGGAGTGGGGCCGGAAGGCACTGGCCGCCAGCAGGAAGGCCGACGAGCTGCGGGCCGCCGCGGCGGGCGCGGAGGCCGACACGTTCGACAACCTCGCGAAGGTGGCCCTGGGACGGCAGCTCCGGTCGGAGCAGGAGGCGAAGACGGCCGAGCCGACGATCGCGTCGCAGACCGTGGTGGTGGACAAGCTGAAGTCGGGCCTGGACCAGATGAAGGAGAAGCTCACGCAGCTGAAGTCCAAGCGGGACGAACTGGTCGCGCGCGCCGCGTCCGCCCGGGCGCAGAACCGGATGATGGACGCGGTCAAGAGCATCGACGTCATGGACCCGACGAGCGAGCTCGGCCGCTTCGAGGACAAGGTGCGGCGCGAGGAGGCGAGGGCGGTGGGCAAGCAGGAACTCGCCGCGTCGTCCCTGGACGCCCAGTTCGAGCAGCTGGACAGCCTCGGAGACAGCGCGGAGATCGAGGCCCGGCTCGCCGCCCTCAAGTCCGCCTCGTGA
- a CDS encoding TPM domain-containing protein, translating to MSRPSIPGRILVAALTAVLWISLPGGRDARAEDPVALSRDGQITDKVRALGDREPQVEAALDRLFEERQVQLFVAYVRDFSGRDAQTWTDETANRNGLGQEDVLLAVATHDRQYAYSVDQGSRLTDAQLRDVARTAVEPALRQNDWAGAAIGAADGYAAVLAGDPVPAPAVTPGAADPGGTDGGASVNLIVPLAVVAVAGAVAFLAFTRRRRRTATRTTPAAGGWGRGGGAAAEPAVPLPELDARAREDLVDTDDSVRTSEEELGFATAQFGEEAAAPFAEAVAHAKSELTAAFRVRQQLDDAFPEDDTERRRMLDEIVSRCADANGRLDAVSEDFDRLRALEQTAPRAVSTAETTFRELIARVSATETALATMRERYAESATAPAAGDIEQAKDRLVFTTSTLNQARQAVDSGNNSEAAVYVRAAEGAIKQVSTLVDGVDRRAGELAEAAGKLPGALTETETDLADARGLLDGTPEGVPTADLRGRVARAEAVVADVRGETASGPYDPVDALRRVEEVDATLDEALTGAREQEHGDQRARSLLDRAMLTARAAIGAAADHITTNRGAVGSQARTRLAEAQRRWERAGQLSEAGDPQAALAEAQQADALAAQARSLAEQDVRDYRDRSGFGGPRGGGGAGGAVLGGIILGGLLGGGRGGGTRGGFGGGFGGSGGGFGGGPGSFGGGGTRGRRGGGGRF from the coding sequence ATGTCCCGGCCTTCGATACCCGGCAGGATCCTCGTCGCCGCCCTGACGGCGGTGCTCTGGATCTCCCTGCCGGGCGGCCGGGACGCCCGGGCCGAGGACCCGGTCGCCCTCTCCCGTGACGGGCAGATCACCGACAAGGTGCGGGCGCTCGGCGACCGCGAGCCACAGGTGGAAGCCGCCCTCGACCGCCTGTTCGAAGAGCGGCAGGTGCAGCTGTTCGTGGCGTACGTCCGTGACTTCTCCGGCCGCGACGCCCAGACCTGGACCGACGAGACCGCGAACCGCAACGGCCTCGGCCAGGAGGACGTGCTGCTGGCGGTGGCCACGCACGACCGGCAGTACGCCTACTCCGTCGACCAGGGGTCGCGGCTCACCGACGCCCAGCTCCGGGACGTGGCGAGGACGGCCGTCGAACCGGCTCTCCGGCAGAACGACTGGGCCGGGGCCGCGATCGGTGCCGCCGACGGCTACGCGGCGGTCCTCGCCGGCGATCCCGTGCCGGCCCCCGCCGTCACCCCGGGCGCGGCGGACCCCGGAGGCACCGACGGCGGCGCGTCGGTGAATCTGATCGTGCCGCTGGCCGTGGTCGCCGTCGCGGGCGCGGTCGCGTTCCTCGCCTTCACCCGCCGCAGACGGCGTACGGCGACCCGGACGACCCCGGCGGCCGGCGGCTGGGGCCGTGGGGGCGGAGCGGCGGCCGAGCCCGCGGTCCCGCTGCCGGAGCTCGACGCGCGGGCGAGGGAGGACCTGGTCGACACGGACGACTCCGTGCGCACCAGCGAGGAGGAGCTCGGCTTCGCGACGGCCCAGTTCGGCGAGGAGGCCGCCGCCCCGTTCGCCGAGGCCGTCGCGCACGCCAAGAGCGAGCTGACGGCCGCGTTCCGGGTGCGGCAGCAGCTGGACGACGCCTTCCCCGAGGACGACACGGAACGGCGCCGCATGCTCGACGAGATCGTCAGCCGCTGCGCGGACGCCAACGGGCGTCTGGACGCCGTGTCGGAGGACTTCGACCGGCTGCGGGCACTCGAACAGACGGCGCCCCGGGCCGTGAGCACCGCCGAGACTACCTTCCGCGAGCTGATCGCCCGTGTCTCCGCCACGGAGACGGCCCTCGCCACGATGCGCGAACGGTACGCGGAGTCGGCCACCGCTCCGGCTGCCGGGGACATCGAACAGGCCAAGGACCGGCTGGTCTTCACCACCTCCACCCTCAACCAGGCCCGCCAGGCCGTGGACAGCGGGAACAACTCCGAGGCCGCGGTGTACGTCCGTGCCGCCGAGGGAGCCATCAAGCAGGTCTCCACCCTGGTGGACGGCGTCGACCGGCGGGCCGGTGAGCTGGCCGAGGCGGCGGGGAAGCTGCCGGGCGCGCTCACCGAGACGGAGACGGACCTGGCCGACGCCAGGGGGCTGCTCGACGGCACCCCGGAGGGTGTGCCGACCGCGGACCTGCGGGGCAGGGTCGCCCGCGCCGAGGCGGTGGTCGCGGACGTGAGGGGCGAGACGGCCTCCGGACCGTACGACCCCGTCGACGCGCTGCGCAGGGTGGAGGAGGTGGACGCGACCCTGGACGAGGCGCTCACCGGGGCACGCGAGCAGGAGCACGGCGATCAGCGGGCCCGTTCGCTCCTCGACCGGGCCATGCTCACCGCCCGGGCGGCGATCGGCGCGGCCGCCGACCACATCACCACCAACCGGGGAGCGGTCGGCAGCCAGGCGCGCACCCGGCTCGCGGAGGCCCAGCGGCGCTGGGAGAGAGCCGGGCAGCTGTCGGAGGCCGGCGACCCCCAGGCCGCCCTGGCCGAGGCGCAGCAGGCGGACGCGCTGGCGGCGCAGGCGCGGAGCCTCGCCGAGCAGGACGTACGCGACTACCGCGACCGGAGCGGCTTCGGCGGCCCGCGCGGCGGGGGCGGGGCGGGCGGCGCCGTGCTGGGCGGGATCATCCTCGGCGGGCTGCTGGGCGGGGGGCGCGGCGGTGGCACGCGAGGAGGCTTCGGCGGCGGATTCGGCGGTTCCGGGGGCGGGTTCGGAGGGGGACCGGGCAGCTTCGGCGGCGGGGGGACCCGCGGCCGGCGGGGCGGCGGGGGCCGCTTCTGA
- a CDS encoding glycoside hydrolase family 1 protein: MTHAPVPFPEGFLWGASTAAHQIEGNNTNSDWWVKEHSAGTHIQEPSLDACDSYHRWSEDMDLLASLGFTDYRFSIEWARIEPAEGRFSRAELAHYRRMVEGAIARGLRPMVTLHHFTVPQWFEARGGWTADGATELFARYVAACAPVISEGVSHVCTINEPNMIAVMAGQAKRGDIGFPPAGLPTPDDETTEAVIAAHHAAVKEVRAIDAGIQVGWTIANQVYQARPGAEEVTAAYRWPREDVFIEAARGDDWIGVQSYTRTEIGADGPVPASDDVERTLTQWEYYPAAVGHALRHTAEVIGTGMPLIVTENGIATSDDTRRVAYYTGALNEVASAIEDGLNVQGYLAWSALDNYEWGSFRPTFGLIGIDWETFERTARPSAEWLGSLGRTRELPRTAG, from the coding sequence ATGACGCACGCCCCTGTCCCGTTCCCCGAAGGCTTCCTGTGGGGGGCCTCCACGGCCGCCCACCAGATCGAGGGCAACAACACCAACAGCGACTGGTGGGTCAAGGAGCACTCCGCCGGCACCCACATCCAGGAACCCAGCCTGGACGCCTGCGACAGCTACCACCGGTGGTCCGAGGACATGGACCTGCTGGCCTCCCTCGGCTTCACCGACTACCGCTTCTCGATCGAGTGGGCGCGTATCGAGCCCGCCGAGGGCCGGTTCTCCCGTGCCGAGCTTGCGCACTACCGCCGCATGGTCGAGGGTGCGATCGCCCGCGGGCTGCGCCCGATGGTCACGCTGCACCACTTCACGGTGCCGCAGTGGTTCGAGGCGCGCGGCGGCTGGACCGCGGACGGCGCCACCGAGCTGTTCGCCCGGTACGTGGCGGCCTGCGCGCCGGTGATCTCCGAGGGCGTCAGCCATGTCTGCACGATCAACGAGCCGAACATGATCGCCGTCATGGCCGGCCAGGCGAAGCGCGGCGACATCGGCTTCCCGCCCGCCGGGCTGCCCACCCCGGACGACGAGACCACCGAGGCGGTCATCGCCGCGCACCACGCGGCGGTGAAGGAGGTCCGGGCGATCGACGCCGGGATCCAGGTCGGCTGGACCATCGCCAACCAGGTCTACCAGGCCCGCCCGGGAGCCGAGGAGGTCACCGCCGCCTACCGGTGGCCGCGCGAGGACGTCTTCATCGAGGCCGCCCGGGGCGACGACTGGATCGGCGTCCAGTCCTACACCCGCACGGAGATCGGCGCCGACGGCCCGGTCCCCGCGTCCGACGACGTCGAGCGGACGCTGACGCAGTGGGAGTACTACCCCGCCGCCGTCGGGCACGCCCTGCGCCACACCGCCGAGGTCATCGGCACCGGCATGCCGCTGATCGTCACGGAGAACGGCATCGCCACCTCCGACGACACCCGCCGCGTCGCCTACTACACGGGCGCGCTGAACGAGGTCGCCTCCGCGATCGAGGACGGGCTGAACGTCCAGGGCTACCTGGCGTGGAGCGCCCTCGACAACTACGAGTGGGGCTCGTTCCGGCCGACGTTCGGCCTGATCGGCATCGACTGGGAGACCTTCGAGCGGACCGCGCGCCCCTCGGCCGAGTGGCTGGGCTCCCTCGGCCGCACCCGCGAACTGCCCCGCACCGCCGGCTGA
- a CDS encoding carbohydrate ABC transporter permease: MTVGRAPARTAPTGTSRNLKRPLVYVLLSLGLLVMSAPFLWMAVSSFKTTSDLSASPPVWIPTEWTLENFRQLLDKLDLPLYFMNSVIVAVLVTVSNLVFCSMLGYALAKLRFVGRDKIFGVVLGALMVPGNLMLLPLFVLMSKLKLIDSYAGLVLPFAAGAFGVFLMRQFMQSIPDELLEAARMDGAGEWYIFWRIVMPLVKPALATLSIFTFLGSWNNFVWPLIATNDPGKYTLPVALATFATDPNKAGGSNGMLMAGAFLVVLPVLILFIALQRHFTQGIATAGMK, translated from the coding sequence ATGACCGTCGGCCGAGCCCCCGCACGGACGGCGCCCACGGGCACGTCCCGGAACCTGAAGCGTCCTCTGGTCTACGTCCTGCTCTCGCTGGGACTGCTGGTCATGTCGGCGCCGTTCCTCTGGATGGCCGTGTCGTCCTTCAAGACGACGAGCGACCTCTCGGCCAGTCCCCCGGTGTGGATCCCCACCGAGTGGACCCTGGAGAACTTCCGGCAGCTCCTCGACAAGCTGGACCTGCCGCTGTACTTCATGAACTCCGTGATCGTGGCGGTGCTGGTCACCGTCTCGAACCTGGTCTTCTGCTCGATGCTCGGGTACGCCCTGGCCAAGCTGAGGTTCGTCGGCCGCGACAAGATCTTCGGGGTGGTCCTGGGCGCCCTGATGGTGCCCGGGAACCTGATGCTGCTGCCGCTGTTCGTGCTGATGAGCAAGTTGAAGCTGATCGACTCGTACGCCGGCCTGGTGCTGCCCTTCGCCGCCGGGGCCTTCGGGGTCTTCCTGATGCGGCAGTTCATGCAGTCGATCCCGGACGAGCTGCTGGAGGCGGCCCGGATGGACGGCGCCGGCGAGTGGTACATCTTCTGGCGGATCGTCATGCCGCTGGTGAAGCCCGCTCTCGCGACGCTCTCGATCTTCACCTTCCTCGGCTCCTGGAACAACTTCGTCTGGCCGCTGATCGCGACCAACGACCCCGGCAAGTACACGCTCCCGGTGGCCCTGGCGACCTTCGCCACCGACCCCAACAAGGCGGGCGGTTCCAACGGCATGCTGATGGCCGGGGCCTTCCTGGTCGTACTGCCGGTACTGATCCTCTTCATCGCCCTGCAGCGGCACTTCACCCAGGGCATCGCCACGGCCGGCATGAAGTAG
- a CDS encoding carbohydrate ABC transporter permease, producing the protein MGTTTSTAAQPATPKDGPGALPPRAGRDGRRSGKRSMGVQNAAGWLFSMPFLVLFTVFMAFPILATLLMSFTDFGLRNVTRPWEANFIGFENYTELFGDEKFLKSLFNTAYFVVVGVPLTIAIGLVVAVLLNNGIDRARTFFRVGFYAPVVTTIVAVAVVWRFVLDPSDGLIAGLFSEVGLTAPDFLGSEALAMPSMIAMAVWRNVGTVMVLFIAGLQAIPTEVREAARLDGAGMWQEFRGITVPLLRPTLLYATVITTIGYLNVFEEPFVMTQGGPSDSTLTVSLNMYREGFNFFHMGYASAMAYVLFVVIMGITVLQLRLLKDNTK; encoded by the coding sequence ATGGGCACCACGACCTCGACGGCCGCGCAGCCGGCCACGCCGAAGGACGGTCCCGGGGCGCTCCCGCCCCGGGCCGGCCGGGACGGGCGGCGGAGCGGGAAGCGCTCGATGGGCGTGCAGAACGCGGCGGGCTGGCTGTTCTCCATGCCCTTCCTCGTCCTGTTCACCGTCTTCATGGCGTTCCCGATCCTCGCCACGCTGCTGATGAGCTTCACCGACTTCGGGCTGCGCAACGTCACGCGCCCCTGGGAAGCGAACTTCATCGGCTTCGAGAACTACACCGAACTGTTCGGTGACGAGAAGTTCCTGAAGTCGCTCTTCAACACGGCGTACTTCGTCGTGGTGGGCGTCCCGCTCACGATCGCGATCGGGCTGGTCGTCGCCGTACTGCTGAACAACGGCATCGACCGGGCGCGGACCTTCTTCCGGGTCGGCTTCTACGCCCCGGTGGTCACGACGATCGTGGCCGTCGCCGTGGTGTGGCGCTTCGTGCTGGACCCGAGCGACGGGCTGATCGCGGGCCTCTTCTCCGAAGTGGGCCTCACCGCGCCGGACTTCCTCGGCTCCGAGGCGCTGGCGATGCCCTCGATGATCGCGATGGCCGTCTGGCGCAACGTGGGCACGGTCATGGTGCTCTTCATCGCCGGTCTGCAGGCCATCCCCACCGAGGTCCGGGAGGCCGCGCGCCTCGACGGCGCCGGGATGTGGCAGGAGTTCCGGGGGATCACGGTGCCGTTGCTGCGGCCGACGCTCCTCTACGCCACGGTGATCACGACCATCGGCTACCTCAACGTCTTCGAGGAGCCCTTCGTGATGACCCAGGGCGGCCCCTCCGACTCCACGCTGACCGTGTCGCTGAACATGTACCGCGAGGGCTTCAACTTCTTCCACATGGGCTACGCGAGCGCCATGGCGTACGTGCTCTTCGTGGTGATCATGGGCATCACGGTGCTGCAGCTCCGACTGCTGAAGGACAACACCAAATGA
- a CDS encoding sugar ABC transporter substrate-binding protein — MSRTARTASAAVTVALALGLSACGSSGGDDVAADAKQTLTVWAMGAEGEKLAEVADVYEKANPNVTVKVTPVGWDVAHQKLVSAAAAGTMPDVAQMGGSYMGEFAELGVLEPVDTRTFDKKDFFPAGWDQGEVDGTAYGVPWYVDTRVLYYRTDLAKKAGVDKAPADWQEMRDLAAAYQEKAGTTWGLSIQPSGLDTVQSFYSFLYSAGGTILDDEGKAAVDSPEAVRALKEYGTYFEKGLSDTSLQPGYDVVKDFGNGRVPMFFGGPWHVTLLNEGQPQIKGKWAVAPVPADRTSASMAGGSSLVVSKDSEHKAAATEFVKYLTDTEGQADWYERTKDLPANTAAWDSGKLADDANLQVFKKQMDTAKSSPATARLTEITDKVDQAIAKVTQGKASAEDALKTAQSEIEGLVEQ; from the coding sequence ATGTCCCGCACCGCCAGAACCGCCTCCGCCGCCGTCACCGTGGCGCTCGCCCTCGGCCTCTCCGCCTGCGGGAGCTCCGGCGGTGACGACGTCGCCGCGGACGCGAAGCAGACGCTCACCGTCTGGGCCATGGGGGCCGAGGGCGAGAAGCTCGCGGAGGTGGCCGACGTGTACGAGAAGGCCAACCCCAACGTCACCGTGAAGGTGACCCCGGTCGGCTGGGACGTCGCCCACCAGAAGCTCGTCTCCGCCGCCGCGGCCGGCACCATGCCGGACGTGGCACAGATGGGCGGCAGCTACATGGGAGAGTTCGCCGAGCTCGGCGTGCTGGAGCCGGTCGACACCAGGACCTTCGACAAGAAGGACTTCTTCCCCGCCGGCTGGGACCAGGGCGAGGTGGACGGCACCGCGTACGGCGTGCCGTGGTACGTCGACACCCGGGTCCTCTACTACCGCACCGACCTCGCGAAGAAGGCCGGCGTCGACAAGGCGCCCGCCGACTGGCAGGAGATGCGGGACCTGGCGGCCGCGTACCAGGAGAAGGCCGGCACCACGTGGGGCCTGTCCATCCAGCCCAGCGGCCTGGACACGGTGCAGAGCTTCTACTCCTTCCTCTACTCCGCCGGCGGCACGATCCTCGACGACGAGGGCAAGGCGGCCGTCGACAGCCCCGAGGCGGTCAGGGCGCTCAAGGAGTACGGCACGTACTTCGAGAAGGGCCTCTCCGACACGTCGCTGCAGCCGGGCTACGACGTCGTGAAGGACTTCGGCAACGGCCGGGTCCCCATGTTCTTCGGCGGCCCCTGGCACGTCACCCTGCTGAACGAGGGCCAGCCGCAGATCAAGGGCAAGTGGGCCGTGGCCCCCGTCCCGGCGGACAGGACCTCCGCCTCCATGGCGGGCGGCTCCTCCCTGGTGGTCTCCAAGGACAGTGAACACAAGGCCGCGGCCACCGAGTTCGTCAAGTACCTCACGGACACCGAGGGCCAGGCCGACTGGTACGAGCGCACCAAGGACCTCCCCGCGAACACCGCGGCCTGGGACTCCGGGAAGCTTGCGGACGACGCGAATCTGCAGGTCTTCAAGAAGCAGATGGACACCGCCAAGTCCTCGCCGGCCACGGCACGGCTGACGGAGATCACCGACAAGGTCGACCAGGCGATCGCGAAGGTGACGCAGGGGAAGGCCTCCGCCGAGGACGCGCTGAAGACCGCGCAGTCCGAGATCGAAGGCCTCGTGGAGCAGTAG